One window from the genome of Deltaproteobacteria bacterium encodes:
- the tssB gene encoding type VI secretion system contractile sheath small subunit, whose amino-acid sequence MAIQDEIPKSRLTLRYKTEIHGQPEDVTLPLRLFVEGDFSLGNSKDRKVDLEERRLRNLDGTNTDAVMKDMGMSLKFAVANKIDPEASDDMDVEIPINGMRAFSPDHIAKQVPKLRGILQMKKLLEEVISNVDNRKEFRKLLNELMGNEEALAKMLEQLKGYESMKLPLGEK is encoded by the coding sequence ATGGCAATACAGGATGAAATTCCCAAATCGCGTCTTACACTTAGGTACAAAACAGAGATCCATGGCCAGCCCGAAGACGTAACGCTGCCGCTTCGGCTGTTCGTCGAGGGTGATTTTTCTCTGGGAAATTCGAAGGACCGGAAGGTCGATCTGGAGGAGAGGCGCCTGCGCAATCTTGACGGCACCAACACTGATGCGGTCATGAAGGACATGGGCATGTCCTTGAAGTTTGCCGTGGCCAACAAGATTGACCCGGAAGCCTCCGATGATATGGATGTGGAAATTCCCATCAACGGCATGAGAGCTTTTTCTCCTGACCATATAGCAAAACAAGTGCCCAAGCTCAGGGGGATACTCCAGATGAAAAAGCTTTTGGAGGAGGTCATCTCCAACGTGGATAACAGGAAGGAGTTTCGCAAACTGCTCAATGAATTAATGGGCAACGAAGAGGCGTTGGCCAAGATGCTGGAACAGTTGAAAGGTTATGAAAGCATGAAGCTTCCTTTAGGCGAGAAGTAA
- the tssC gene encoding type VI secretion system contractile sheath large subunit, with protein MAEKTKQAEKTAEKTEELDLKRFLSSMRLSTEMKEPVPMVQDNLQVVKEDVSDEDRFLSGMAALLLNVDKSSKRLDKGSIQELIARIDRAVIDQINEIIHNEQFKKMESTWRSLNDLVLNTNFKADIMIDILDVGKDELYEDFEANAVDITGSALFKKVYVSEYDQYGGKPFGAIIGMHEFEHTPDDIFWLTTMGKIAAASHAPYIGSISPKFFGCDSIEELSAIKDLEGLMSHPKYGAWNKLRDSEQAAYLGLTLPRYVTRLPYDPEVNPCREITFQEKIRGNNDEDYVWGSAAMLFAQNMVRSFAQSGWCQYLRGPKGGGLVSGLPVHTFNVRGEEEMKIPIEMAVPDYRELEFANCGFIPLIYRKGTADACFFSCQSLKKAKKFKDPKDSENSQLVTNLSYTFSVTRIAHYIKSIMRDNIGSSADAMYIQNTLTNWIFQYVTTVVDPDDLTLRFYPFKAASVEVVEREGMIGWYDCKMAILPHIQFEGMDAELRMDTRL; from the coding sequence ATGGCCGAAAAAACAAAACAAGCGGAGAAAACCGCAGAAAAAACTGAGGAGCTTGATCTCAAACGTTTCCTTTCAAGCATGCGCCTGAGCACCGAGATGAAAGAACCGGTCCCGATGGTCCAGGACAACCTGCAGGTTGTCAAGGAGGACGTCAGCGATGAAGACCGCTTCCTTTCAGGTATGGCTGCTCTTTTGCTGAATGTTGATAAGTCATCGAAACGTCTGGACAAGGGGAGCATCCAGGAGCTGATTGCCCGCATCGACCGGGCCGTCATTGATCAGATTAACGAAATCATCCACAATGAACAATTCAAGAAGATGGAATCCACCTGGCGGTCGCTCAACGACCTGGTCTTAAATACGAACTTTAAGGCCGACATCATGATCGACATTCTTGACGTGGGCAAGGACGAACTCTACGAGGATTTTGAAGCAAATGCCGTTGATATTACCGGCAGCGCCTTATTCAAAAAGGTCTATGTCAGCGAATACGATCAGTACGGAGGGAAACCCTTCGGCGCGATCATCGGCATGCACGAATTTGAACACACACCCGATGACATATTCTGGCTGACGACCATGGGGAAGATCGCGGCCGCAAGCCACGCGCCATATATTGGATCGATTTCCCCGAAATTTTTCGGATGCGACTCCATTGAAGAACTGTCCGCCATCAAAGACCTCGAGGGCCTTATGAGCCATCCGAAATACGGAGCCTGGAATAAATTGCGCGACTCCGAGCAGGCCGCTTATCTCGGGCTTACCCTGCCCAGGTATGTTACCCGCCTTCCCTACGATCCGGAAGTAAATCCCTGCCGGGAGATCACGTTCCAGGAAAAAATCCGGGGGAACAATGACGAGGACTATGTCTGGGGCAGCGCCGCCATGCTCTTTGCCCAGAACATGGTGCGCTCTTTTGCCCAGTCCGGCTGGTGTCAGTATTTGCGGGGACCGAAAGGCGGCGGCCTGGTAAGCGGGCTTCCCGTGCACACGTTCAATGTGCGCGGCGAAGAAGAAATGAAGATTCCCATTGAGATGGCAGTCCCGGATTACCGTGAATTGGAGTTTGCCAACTGCGGCTTTATCCCCCTTATCTATCGCAAGGGCACTGCCGATGCGTGTTTTTTCAGTTGCCAGTCGCTCAAGAAGGCCAAAAAGTTCAAGGATCCGAAAGACTCGGAGAACTCGCAACTTGTCACCAACCTTTCTTATACGTTCTCCGTTACAAGAATCGCCCATTACATCAAATCAATCATGAGGGACAACATCGGCAGCAGTGCTGATGCCATGTATATTCAAAATACTCTCACAAACTGGATCTTCCAGTACGTCACCACCGTGGTTGATCCCGATGACCTGACGCTGCGCTTCTATCCTTTCAAGGCGGCATCGGTGGAGGTGGTCGAACGCGAGGGGATGATCGGGTGGTATGACTGCAAGATGGCGATCCTCCCCCACATCCAATTTGAAGGTATGGACGCGGAACTCAGGATGGATACCAGACTCTAA
- the tssK gene encoding type VI secretion system baseplate subunit TssK, producing MDDKLARVCWKMGQTLLPEHLLALEDSLLANTVLRYRMQGLPSYGIGKLILNESLLGEGIFSVQEMTLVMSSGLLLSVPANAKLSPFNLNLPGTTKVSVYLHILNEIPAADSSPGGWEDDAEVRIPRVIHRMALSSEQDYPNVIETLKLAEFKKSPQGAWQISRDYIPPLLQLGTSPFLRSEIDALSEALALFQYNLYMDAVSYLSGDSLSSVKQCLKSVFRAQRLLANLVSQVHLHPFFLCEELLTLYTEVCFYRNTTPENITSAYNHDQLAFLNTIIDLINKQMQLVRSLPPYLPFELGDNIYQVKLPAEIRQATNVYLLAQKDRIITQLSIGDMKLASFSRLPVVHKMALQGIPFKRVEHPSFQHSFGAEIEFYLIKEGEEWDHALNEMTVAFYNRPDLKDTAFYIFWRIE from the coding sequence ATGGATGATAAACTTGCGCGAGTTTGCTGGAAAATGGGACAGACCCTTCTTCCGGAGCATCTTCTTGCCCTCGAGGATTCGCTGCTGGCAAATACCGTACTGCGGTATCGCATGCAGGGACTGCCTTCTTACGGGATCGGGAAGCTGATATTAAATGAGTCGCTTTTAGGCGAAGGGATCTTTTCCGTTCAGGAAATGACGCTTGTCATGTCATCCGGATTGCTGCTGAGCGTGCCCGCCAACGCCAAACTCTCTCCTTTTAACTTGAATCTTCCCGGTACGACAAAGGTGTCTGTCTACCTGCACATTCTGAATGAAATTCCCGCCGCCGACAGCAGCCCGGGAGGTTGGGAAGATGACGCCGAGGTAAGGATTCCGAGGGTCATTCACCGGATGGCCCTCTCATCGGAACAGGACTATCCGAATGTCATTGAAACATTGAAGCTGGCTGAATTCAAAAAAAGTCCCCAGGGCGCCTGGCAAATCTCGCGGGACTATATTCCTCCTCTGCTGCAGTTGGGCACATCCCCGTTTTTAAGGAGCGAAATTGACGCACTTTCCGAAGCGCTGGCGCTTTTTCAATACAATCTCTACATGGACGCCGTCTCCTACTTAAGCGGTGACAGTCTCTCCAGCGTCAAGCAATGCCTGAAAAGCGTTTTCCGGGCCCAGAGGCTTTTGGCCAATCTGGTTTCCCAGGTCCATCTTCACCCCTTCTTTCTCTGCGAAGAGTTGTTAACCCTTTATACCGAGGTATGCTTCTACAGGAACACGACGCCGGAAAATATTACCTCCGCATATAACCATGATCAGCTTGCGTTTCTGAATACTATTATTGATCTCATTAACAAACAGATGCAGTTGGTGAGGAGCCTGCCGCCCTACCTGCCGTTTGAACTCGGCGATAATATCTACCAGGTCAAGTTGCCGGCCGAGATCAGGCAGGCCACGAATGTTTATCTTCTCGCACAGAAAGACCGGATAATAACCCAGCTTTCCATCGGCGACATGAAACTGGCAAGCTTTTCCCGGTTGCCTGTGGTGCATAAGATGGCGCTTCAAGGCATACCGTTTAAAAGAGTTGAACATCCCTCCTTTCAGCATTCCTTTGGAGCAGAGATTGAATTCTATCTGATTAAGGAGGGCGAAGAATGGGACCATGCGCTGAATGAAATGACGGTGGCTTTTTACAACAGGCCGGACCTGAAAGACACTGCCTTTTATATCTTTTGGCGCATCGAATGA
- the tssE gene encoding type VI secretion system baseplate subunit TssE, with protein MALFSKFGDSLSVGSKDHDIQNIIENLNYILNTKKGYGSFLKEFGIRDMNEYSSRDHLAVAIMDEVKYNIEHYEPRLQLIKISIEESNDPFRISFKIECRLKDTQKALFMEFNSVYNDFHIKNPL; from the coding sequence ATGGCGCTTTTCAGTAAATTTGGCGATAGTTTATCTGTCGGCAGTAAAGATCATGATATTCAAAATATTATTGAAAATCTTAACTACATACTCAATACAAAGAAGGGCTACGGAAGCTTCCTGAAGGAATTTGGCATCCGAGACATGAATGAATACAGCTCCCGCGATCATTTAGCCGTCGCGATAATGGATGAAGTAAAATATAACATAGAGCACTACGAGCCGAGACTGCAGCTTATAAAGATCTCAATTGAAGAAAGTAATGATCCTTTCCGCATTTCCTTTAAAATCGAATGCAGGCTGAAGGATACACAGAAGGCATTATTTATGGAATTCAACTCCGTGTATAATGACTTTCATATCAAGAATCCATTATAA
- a CDS encoding type VI secretion system baseplate subunit TssF, with translation MKIDEGLYKTFLEEMNALENFRIAYASLHPGVPLDREDPDVRRLIEAMALFSARTRLAGSRNISATSRRIFQQFFPYLLAPLPSMAILQALPTRQLSEPVFFPKGSEIALSPESGGGAIFRTLSDLRILPITLTKFSMLLLPDRGFRLALRLSASFARSEEIGRLSFCINHLNNYEASQMMLFNLKHHLRRASVVFDEKATETSSGIPCDVSFGMPHDEDNLAHPLQKERLFFHFPWQEVFLNVQVPQATRNWSEFTICLDLGSGWPRNLVLNQDVFQLFAMPIVNLRQGMAQPVICDGTQERYAIRHPDMEYGFEIHSVRGVYEVAKEGMTFVKPGILSGSAPSYETEEQTDSQGRKHHYLHLHFPKAFEKPRTIATEALWFQPWFTEKISQRLTVTPFSRRTVGLKWDLLVNPVPHAENLFQDTIEGFLHFLTLTNRETLSRDDLMDILQVMGIMRQRQYQALCELLVDVRIEKSPLQDTHFSGLLKHRYILRFREYDPSREPLMEIFLTQVENILNAWISGAKIEVQKEIAGSKPGSSQVKDVQ, from the coding sequence ATGAAGATTGATGAAGGCTTATATAAAACATTTCTGGAAGAGATGAACGCCCTGGAAAATTTCCGCATAGCCTATGCGTCTTTGCATCCCGGCGTTCCTCTGGACCGCGAAGACCCGGATGTGAGGCGCTTGATCGAGGCCATGGCCCTTTTTTCCGCCCGCACTCGGCTTGCGGGTTCACGCAATATCAGCGCCACGAGCAGGAGGATTTTCCAGCAGTTTTTCCCCTATCTGCTGGCGCCGCTGCCCTCAATGGCTATACTGCAGGCGCTGCCCACACGGCAGCTCTCAGAGCCTGTGTTTTTCCCGAAGGGATCAGAAATAGCCCTTTCACCGGAATCAGGCGGCGGAGCGATCTTTCGAACGCTGAGCGACCTGCGCATCCTGCCCATAACGCTTACAAAATTCAGTATGCTGCTGCTGCCGGACAGAGGCTTCAGGCTTGCTCTGCGCCTCAGCGCTTCATTTGCCCGCAGCGAAGAAATAGGCCGGCTGAGCTTCTGCATCAATCATCTGAACAATTATGAAGCTTCACAGATGATGCTCTTCAATCTCAAGCATCACCTCAGGAGGGCGTCGGTGGTGTTTGATGAAAAAGCTACCGAAACATCCTCCGGGATCCCCTGCGATGTATCCTTTGGCATGCCGCACGATGAAGATAATCTTGCGCATCCCCTGCAAAAGGAGAGGCTCTTTTTCCATTTTCCCTGGCAGGAGGTCTTCCTGAATGTTCAGGTTCCCCAGGCTACCCGCAACTGGAGCGAGTTTACTATCTGCCTCGACCTTGGCTCCGGCTGGCCCCGAAACCTTGTTTTGAACCAGGATGTGTTTCAGCTTTTCGCCATGCCCATAGTCAACCTCCGGCAGGGCATGGCCCAGCCGGTTATATGCGATGGAACTCAGGAACGCTACGCAATTCGCCATCCTGACATGGAGTACGGATTCGAGATCCATTCCGTGCGAGGCGTCTACGAGGTTGCCAAAGAGGGTATGACCTTTGTAAAGCCGGGCATTCTTTCCGGTTCGGCTCCATCATATGAGACTGAAGAGCAGACGGACAGCCAGGGCCGGAAACACCATTATCTCCATCTGCATTTTCCCAAGGCATTTGAAAAACCACGGACCATAGCAACCGAAGCGCTCTGGTTTCAGCCGTGGTTTACCGAAAAAATCTCACAAAGGCTGACGGTTACCCCCTTCAGTCGCAGAACGGTCGGGCTGAAGTGGGATTTGCTTGTAAACCCTGTACCCCATGCCGAAAACCTTTTCCAGGACACTATAGAGGGATTCCTCCATTTTCTTACCCTGACAAACCGGGAAACCTTAAGCCGTGATGATTTGATGGACATCCTCCAAGTCATGGGAATTATGCGGCAAAGGCAGTACCAAGCGCTTTGTGAGTTATTGGTTGATGTGCGGATTGAAAAATCCCCGCTGCAGGACACACACTTTTCGGGCCTGCTGAAACATAGATATATCCTGCGCTTTCGGGAATATGATCCAAGCAGGGAGCCCCTGATGGAAATTTTCCTCACGCAGGTAGAAAATATTCTTAATGCCTGGATTTCCGGCGCCAAAATAGAGGTTCAAAAAGAGATTGCAGGAAGCAAACCGGGATCTTCTCAAGTAAAGGACGTACAATGA
- a CDS encoding DotU family type IV/VI secretion system protein — protein sequence MKNKQWEAIHEVYTRMEKLCGRSLSTPEELLYTGRGELQESEEREPDAGEDVYSADDIVRIRAELRNQLDFLKATLAEQYSERDTYIVLFAVVAQIDELIQTNFLHTMNINWPLLQKELFQIDNAGEVFYEILDDILPKPQTHTFIYEVYYFCMRYGFRGRYENNPVKVTEYLKKLQARLKQDEIYIAPAEAEEMVKLRHFGSPYWNYLIMAGVLVFAYFFFVILGKYL from the coding sequence ATGAAAAATAAACAATGGGAAGCTATTCATGAGGTCTACACCAGGATGGAGAAGCTCTGCGGGAGAAGCCTCTCCACCCCTGAAGAATTGCTCTATACCGGCAGAGGCGAACTGCAAGAAAGTGAAGAGAGAGAGCCGGATGCAGGAGAAGACGTCTATAGCGCCGATGATATTGTGCGTATTCGTGCGGAACTGAGAAACCAGCTTGACTTTCTAAAAGCTACACTTGCCGAGCAGTATTCTGAGCGGGACACCTATATCGTACTTTTTGCCGTTGTGGCTCAGATTGATGAGCTGATCCAGACAAACTTTTTGCATACCATGAACATAAACTGGCCTCTTCTTCAGAAGGAACTCTTTCAAATAGACAATGCCGGTGAGGTCTTTTACGAAATACTGGATGACATTCTGCCGAAGCCCCAGACGCATACCTTTATTTATGAGGTATATTATTTTTGTATGCGTTACGGATTTCGCGGGCGCTATGAGAACAACCCTGTCAAGGTTACTGAATATCTTAAAAAACTTCAGGCAAGGCTTAAGCAGGACGAGATATACATCGCCCCTGCAGAAGCCGAAGAGATGGTTAAACTCAGGCACTTTGGTTCGCCCTACTGGAACTACCTGATAATGGCCGGCGTGCTTGTGTTCGCCTATTTCTTTTTTGTGATTCTGGGCAAGTATCTATGA
- a CDS encoding type VI secretion system baseplate subunit TssG: protein MNDLEESVSQRIHEFDIISLLRLLMTMNYSPEEIRFRSHNSICSQSGLIHDITFIHEPVREALITMNMGLLGVQSPLPSYFRKKIEDEEAGRQSLVDFIGYFDHHLIRDYICNIYPEINRFFFPHWELTKRRYLQILNLKSIGTLHWLFQTVFPEIVVQVENAVLSSDVQTRPVLLGKTVLGGDAVFGNKTSVDVQGRRVTLYSEEEMTDTQAPWPREIKNRLSSLVFPILQPTGIDLEILLVLKSQKRWVRLHAETYLGYDRIQSDEDTYRRIRIFRGHIGESFRSVEEGTGNQHYEKTITAAG, encoded by the coding sequence ATGAACGACCTGGAAGAAAGCGTATCACAAAGAATCCATGAGTTCGATATAATCTCTCTTTTGCGTCTCCTGATGACCATGAACTACTCCCCGGAGGAAATCAGGTTCAGGAGCCACAACAGCATCTGCTCGCAATCCGGCCTGATACATGACATCACGTTTATACATGAGCCGGTTCGCGAGGCGCTCATCACGATGAACATGGGCCTTCTCGGCGTGCAATCCCCTCTTCCGTCCTATTTCAGGAAAAAGATAGAAGACGAAGAAGCCGGCCGGCAGTCGCTTGTCGACTTTATCGGATATTTCGATCATCACCTGATCCGGGATTATATCTGCAATATTTACCCTGAAATAAACAGATTTTTTTTTCCTCACTGGGAGTTGACCAAACGGCGCTACCTTCAGATTCTTAACCTCAAATCCATAGGGACGCTACACTGGCTTTTTCAGACGGTTTTTCCTGAAATCGTTGTTCAGGTTGAAAATGCCGTGTTAAGCAGTGATGTGCAAACACGGCCGGTCCTTCTGGGGAAAACCGTTCTCGGCGGCGACGCGGTCTTCGGCAACAAAACCAGCGTCGACGTACAGGGACGAAGGGTTACCCTTTACAGTGAAGAGGAGATGACCGATACCCAGGCGCCCTGGCCGAGAGAAATTAAAAATCGGCTTAGCAGCCTGGTATTTCCCATCCTGCAACCGACGGGCATCGATCTGGAAATTCTCCTTGTTTTGAAATCCCAGAAACGGTGGGTGCGTCTCCATGCGGAAACCTATCTGGGCTATGACAGGATTCAAAGCGACGAAGACACCTATCGGCGGATCCGCATATTCAGAGGGCATATCGGCGAATCATTCCGATCCGTCGAAGAAGGTACCGGAAATCAACACTACGAAAAGACAATAACCGCCGCCGGATGA
- a CDS encoding type VI secretion system protein IglI family protein encodes MNIELLQGTLEVSESPGLETTDPRFSDIATLVQEGKYEEAASKTEAILAEKIYDIRIIGYFFYGHFMERGVLAIADIYLCMDDLLSDNMEALGPAKNRKKHIQTILNWLMRQIIKKLQYEEEKKSGLYEDWIAEVSNDHVQEALDAGEKLRRILGPVLEDAAGPVLDGLMKINDWLKSFQRLVYREPEPEPEEEKEPEEGEEREAAEEGEEIEREPRREGRKRFYQPAPEAEEEMVGVEGSYHLKLLIKKLEAFDHLVSERKYASAAIVADDINAIIANFDPRIYFPNLFVRFALQFATNINNLTAYAEYKESAAWQALQDLYKVDLVSFIDFDPEAVDLGASGAGGGYGAPDEYESMPEDEEQ; translated from the coding sequence ATGAATATCGAACTTTTACAAGGAACGCTTGAAGTTAGCGAGAGTCCCGGCCTGGAAACCACCGATCCGCGGTTCAGCGATATCGCCACCCTGGTGCAGGAGGGAAAATACGAGGAAGCGGCGTCCAAAACAGAGGCGATCTTGGCGGAAAAGATCTATGACATCCGCATCATCGGTTACTTTTTCTATGGCCATTTCATGGAGCGGGGCGTCCTGGCCATCGCCGACATCTATCTGTGCATGGATGACCTCCTGAGCGACAACATGGAGGCCCTGGGGCCGGCGAAAAATCGAAAGAAGCATATCCAGACCATTTTGAACTGGCTGATGAGGCAGATCATCAAAAAGTTACAATATGAGGAGGAGAAGAAGAGTGGTCTTTATGAAGATTGGATAGCTGAAGTCTCAAACGATCATGTCCAGGAGGCGCTGGATGCGGGCGAGAAACTGCGGCGCATCCTGGGACCGGTCCTGGAAGATGCGGCCGGTCCCGTGCTCGACGGCCTGATGAAGATAAATGATTGGTTGAAATCTTTTCAGCGCCTCGTCTACCGCGAGCCTGAACCCGAACCGGAAGAGGAAAAAGAGCCGGAGGAGGGGGAAGAAAGGGAAGCGGCGGAAGAAGGGGAAGAAATTGAACGGGAACCGCGACGAGAGGGGAGAAAACGGTTCTATCAACCTGCGCCGGAGGCGGAGGAAGAGATGGTCGGCGTGGAAGGATCTTATCATCTGAAACTTCTCATAAAAAAACTTGAGGCCTTCGACCACCTTGTCTCCGAAAGAAAATATGCCAGCGCCGCCATTGTCGCCGATGACATCAATGCCATCATTGCCAACTTCGATCCCAGGATCTATTTCCCGAACTTGTTCGTCAGGTTTGCGCTGCAGTTTGCCACCAATATCAACAATCTGACCGCCTATGCCGAATATAAAGAAAGTGCGGCCTGGCAGGCCCTGCAGGATTTATATAAGGTCGACCTGGTAAGCTTTATCGACTTTGATCCGGAAGCTGTCGATCTGGGCGCCTCCGGTGCAGGCGGAGGTTACGGGGCGCCGGATGAATATGAAAGCATGCCCGAAGACGAGGAGCAATAG
- a CDS encoding protein kinase has product MPKVRSLTAKADYRGPGGKGKFYTTDVQIDWEGPVLHYKEVIFWKKLAFKDVVKWQLSFEPGGKPDKFGRLKILHIIKLHTTELREFALHPDVFETWLYWIIRSLVKHSKISLSKEQIKQSPLLEKHKVKTTAFQNVSVFERTHQIFINTLNILESPDKQKQVPSYFDKGEGGTDFGSIKRRLGSGGSGTNIYEIMKRLEPIKIGEEAREEPVAVKISGTDIKDEKVKDAMTDLIKEARVLALLGIHPNIVGLVDTVLSENRLCLFMEMGNGDLTHLKNETLTKHLVLLYAQGILAGIAHMHKCRVFHLDMKPQNVIICKGDFAKIIDFGLAMSSTLHSKAGRFWILPDPGSWNFGTGGYIGPEVWDWGSRDDIITSADLAKRDSFAVGMTIINGLLAPFLEMDEVKVNFGEQQPQVLGRIQTWKDRLRSKNVSEDLRKKGLLDLAETACGLIEEDPQQRWTIERAAELLKADRKKLRREHTSNRNDVLTALKDRNKKIDQLKKWGV; this is encoded by the coding sequence ATGCCCAAAGTCCGCTCGCTCACGGCGAAGGCCGATTACAGAGGCCCCGGCGGCAAAGGAAAATTTTACACCACAGATGTACAGATCGACTGGGAGGGGCCGGTGCTCCACTACAAAGAAGTCATCTTCTGGAAGAAGCTTGCCTTCAAGGACGTCGTCAAGTGGCAGTTGAGTTTCGAGCCGGGCGGCAAACCCGATAAGTTCGGCAGGCTGAAGATTCTTCACATCATCAAACTGCATACGACGGAATTGCGGGAGTTCGCCCTCCATCCCGACGTCTTCGAAACCTGGCTCTACTGGATCATACGGAGCCTGGTCAAGCATTCAAAGATCTCTCTGTCGAAGGAACAAATTAAGCAGAGTCCATTGCTTGAAAAGCATAAAGTCAAGACCACCGCCTTCCAGAACGTATCCGTGTTTGAACGCACCCACCAGATCTTCATCAACACGCTCAATATTCTTGAGTCTCCTGATAAACAAAAACAAGTGCCCTCATATTTCGACAAAGGGGAAGGAGGAACAGACTTTGGCAGCATCAAAAGGCGTCTCGGCTCAGGTGGAAGCGGAACAAATATCTATGAAATCATGAAGCGGCTTGAACCGATCAAGATCGGTGAAGAAGCGCGCGAGGAACCCGTGGCAGTCAAGATCTCGGGTACGGATATAAAGGATGAAAAAGTAAAAGACGCCATGACCGATTTAATTAAGGAAGCCCGTGTGCTGGCGCTGCTCGGGATACACCCGAACATCGTAGGGCTTGTCGACACGGTGCTTTCCGAAAATCGCTTATGTCTCTTCATGGAAATGGGCAACGGCGATCTCACGCATCTAAAAAACGAAACCCTCACGAAGCATCTCGTCCTCCTGTACGCCCAGGGCATCCTGGCAGGTATTGCCCACATGCACAAGTGCCGCGTCTTTCACCTGGACATGAAACCCCAAAACGTGATCATCTGCAAGGGCGACTTCGCCAAGATCATTGATTTCGGACTCGCCATGAGCTCCACGCTTCATAGCAAGGCCGGACGATTTTGGATTCTTCCTGACCCGGGAAGCTGGAACTTCGGCACCGGTGGCTACATCGGCCCCGAAGTCTGGGATTGGGGAAGTAGAGATGACATAATAACCAGCGCCGATCTCGCTAAGAGAGATAGCTTTGCCGTGGGAATGACCATAATCAACGGCCTGCTCGCCCCGTTCCTGGAAATGGATGAAGTGAAAGTCAACTTCGGTGAGCAGCAGCCACAGGTTCTCGGTCGCATACAAACTTGGAAGGACCGGCTTCGCAGCAAGAACGTCAGCGAAGATCTACGGAAAAAAGGGCTGCTGGATCTTGCCGAAACAGCCTGCGGCCTGATTGAGGAAGATCCCCAACAACGATGGACCATAGAGCGGGCTGCGGAGTTGTTGAAGGCGGACCGAAAAAAGTTGCGGCGGGAGCACACGTCGAATCGTAACGATGTTCTGACCGCCTTGAAGGACCGGAACAAGAAGATTGACCAGCTCAAGAAGTGGGGGGTCTGA
- a CDS encoding methyltransferase domain-containing protein yields MPDSDDWRVSLIKQLHFEKLKPLCPVCRSAGRESLLEIRAVLKEGNDSIIEGILVCSNHQCLSEYPVLDGIPVIVANLRTYISQNFLPVLCRDDLTDTMESILGDCFGPGSAFDSQRQHLSTYAFDHYGDLDPEESTQPSVSPGSIVKLLRRGRPLMERTVKGPVIDMGCAVGRTTFELAHTCDELVLGVDLNFGMLKTAATILENGYVSYPRRRGGIAFERRNFPAVFEKAANVDFWVCDATALPFLENTFSAGVSLNVLDCAWSPYDHLKEVGRILMPGGNAVVSTPYDWTAHATPVEAWLGGHSQRSEHKGASPAILRSLFSGGGNPHAVEELELLSEEDVPWTLRLHDRSVMEYLVHMMIIRKKTVSSIRT; encoded by the coding sequence ATGCCCGACAGTGATGATTGGAGGGTAAGCCTCATCAAACAGCTTCACTTTGAAAAACTCAAACCCTTGTGCCCGGTATGCCGGTCAGCCGGACGCGAATCGTTGCTTGAGATCCGAGCCGTCCTCAAAGAGGGCAACGATTCGATAATAGAAGGGATTCTCGTTTGTTCAAACCATCAGTGCCTCAGCGAATATCCGGTGCTTGACGGCATCCCGGTGATTGTAGCAAACCTGAGAACCTATATTTCACAGAATTTTCTTCCGGTCCTTTGCAGGGACGATCTGACCGACACCATGGAAAGCATCCTGGGGGACTGTTTCGGCCCGGGATCGGCCTTTGATTCCCAACGACAGCATCTCAGCACCTACGCGTTTGATCATTACGGCGATCTGGACCCTGAAGAATCAACGCAACCTTCCGTTTCGCCGGGATCGATAGTGAAATTGCTGAGGCGTGGACGCCCGTTAATGGAGCGCACGGTGAAAGGGCCGGTGATCGATATGGGCTGCGCGGTCGGCCGCACAACGTTTGAACTTGCGCACACGTGTGATGAACTCGTCCTGGGTGTGGATCTAAACTTCGGCATGCTGAAGACAGCCGCGACAATTCTGGAAAATGGATACGTTTCCTATCCCCGGCGCCGTGGGGGTATCGCGTTTGAACGCAGGAATTTTCCGGCAGTATTTGAAAAGGCGGCAAATGTCGATTTCTGGGTATGTGACGCGACAGCTCTTCCTTTTTTGGAAAATACTTTCTCCGCGGGTGTGAGCCTCAATGTCCTCGACTGTGCGTGGTCTCCCTATGACCACTTGAAAGAAGTCGGCCGGATACTCATGCCCGGCGGCAATGCCGTCGTCTCAACCCCCTATGACTGGACCGCACACGCCACACCGGTGGAAGCGTGGCTGGGAGGCCACTCGCAGCGGTCGGAGCATAAAGGCGCAAGCCCCGCCATCCTGCGATCCCTCTTTTCCGGTGGCGGCAACCCCCACGCGGTCGAAGAACTTGAACTCCTCTCGGAAGAAGACGTCCCCTGGACCCTGAGACTTCATGACCGGAGTGTCATGGAATACCTGGTTCATATGATGATTATCCGGAAGAAAACTGTATCCTCAATTCGTACGTAG